One segment of Solanum lycopersicum chromosome 1, SLM_r2.1 DNA contains the following:
- the LOC138339027 gene encoding glu S.griseus protease inhibitor-like produces MSTAGCSSACKVTGKSSWPELMGTNVAKAVSVIQNENPSVHVKVLNMSKSIPLPVDCARVIVFVDDTNKVALPPVIC; encoded by the exons ATGAGTACCGCTGGTTGTTCTTCCGCATGCAAGGTTACTG GTAAGTCATCGTGGCCGGAGCTAATGGGAACCAATGTGGCTAAAGCAGTGAGTGTAATTCAGAATGAGAACCCAAGTGTTCATGTTAAGGTGTTGAACATGTCTAAGTCAATTCCATTGCCAGTGGATTGTGCTCGTGTTATTGTCTTTGTTGATGACACCAACAAGGTTGCTCTCCCACCTGTTATTTGTTGA